The stretch of DNA TCATTGAGTGATGCTTTCCGTTTACAATTCCGTATTAAAGAAAACGACAATGATACAGGATGGGTAGAACGCATTAATAACGTTGGCTCGGACGGAACAGATATCTTAGTAAAAGCGATGGTTAACATCATGCTTATAAATGTCTTTAAGAAGAAAGCAGCACGTAAAAATGGCGACTTCATTGTACATTGTATGATGGATGAGATAGGACGTTTGCACCCCAACAACATCAAAGGCATACTACAATTTGCTAACTCTCGTAACATCTATCTCATTAATAGTTCTCCGACATCCTATAATCCATACGATTATCGATATACCTATTTACTTAGCAAGCATGGCGTAAAGACAAGAGTAGAGAAACTTTTAAAAAGAATCTGACAAGAAAGGGTTATGGCAATAAGTGCATCATTACAAGCTTTAATAGCTGGCGAGACAGTTGCAGGTTCAAAGATAAACCCAAGACTGCTAACAGAACTTATGCAAGAAGGACTGCTACAAATCATTATTCGCGGTTCTAGAAAGTCGTATCGAGCCATCAACATCGAAGCTTTGAAAAGACATCTCATTGACAAAGACGAGAATTTTAGAATATTAGAAGTTGATGATTCAGACTCACGGCATTCAATGGCAAACGAAACAGGGAACTCAAAACTCGTGACTGTACGTTCGTGCCCAGGCTTTCCTGTAAACAGCTATGAACCAATAGAATGTAGCTTTAATAATAAAGCTTTTGTTATCAATCCTGTAGAAGGTTCATTCTTATTTGTTGCTGACTGGAGAACATTCAAAATTCCAGCGGATATGACCATAATAGGAATTGAGAACATGGAGAATTTCAGAATGATACGCCAACAGCGTGCGTTTTTTGATACGTATCTGCAGAAACACAAACTTTCTCAGAAGGTATTATTCGTTTCACGTTATCCACAATCAACAGACCTTAGAGAATGGCTAGCTTCTCTTCCGAATCAATACCTTCATTTTGGCGACTTCGATTTAGCTGGTATTCAGATTTTTCTAACAGAGTTTCAAAGACATCTAGGGGCTGAACGCACCACCTTCCTAATCCCAGAGGATATTTCAACTCGGCTAAAACATGGGTCTGCTACACGATATAACGAACAATATGCTCGCTATAAAAACATTAAAACAGATATAAACGAGATTCAACAATTGATAAATCTCATTCATAGTGAGCGGAAGGGGTATGACCAAGAGGGATATATCTCTCAGTAAACAGAATCCAACAAACTATAAAACCTCAAGTTTCTGAGAATTCACTTTCCGATACAGAAGTGCTTAAAGATATTACCAAGAACCTCATGTGTAGTGATTTGGCCACCTGTGATGTCAGCAAGTTGATGGAGACAGATACGCAGATCCTCGCTAATGAGGTCACCACTAAGACCGGAATCAAGACCTAACAT from Prevotella scopos JCM 17725 encodes:
- a CDS encoding DUF7281 domain-containing protein — its product is MAISASLQALIAGETVAGSKINPRLLTELMQEGLLQIIIRGSRKSYRAINIEALKRHLIDKDENFRILEVDDSDSRHSMANETGNSKLVTVRSCPGFPVNSYEPIECSFNNKAFVINPVEGSFLFVADWRTFKIPADMTIIGIENMENFRMIRQQRAFFDTYLQKHKLSQKVLFVSRYPQSTDLREWLASLPNQYLHFGDFDLAGIQIFLTEFQRHLGAERTTFLIPEDISTRLKHGSATRYNEQYARYKNIKTDINEIQQLINLIHSERKGYDQEGYISQ